The genomic interval ATAACGCTATCAGTTGGTTCGACATAGTCGGAAGAAATATGAATAGTTTTTGAAAAAGAAATTAGTACAACAAATATCAAAAAGGATAAAACAATTTTTTTCATAATATACCTCCAATGTATTTTTCGGAAATTTCGTATAATTTTGTTGATAAATTAAAAGGATTTAGACTACTTGTAGTTATTTTAAGTTTATATTTTGCATTGTTAAATCGTTTTCTCATGATTTCATTGGTTCTTGCATAAGTAGAATATACCATATAATCAATTGCATTTTTTAAATTAACATCAAATTTTTTGTTAATGAGAATTACAAAATCACCTTCAGGAACACCATAGACCCATGAACCAGAAACGAAGCCATTATAAGGAGAATATTCTATAGGAAAAGATAAAGTTTTAATCATTGCATCTTGAAGATTATCATCTTCAAGTATTTCGTCATTAAATGTATTTAAATTAAAAGCGTGAATTTTTAATTTTTTTGTTATTTTCTCATCAGGAAAATATTTTGTTACATATTTTATTAGTGTTCTTTGATTTTTGAAGCCATTAAGAGTTTTTGAAGCTTTATAAAGAGCAAGAATTTGTTCAATAATATTCGTAAAGTTGAAACCATATGCGAAATGAAAGGTTTTTAAAGTTTCATCATATATTGTACGAGTATAAGCATAACTTCGGTTTGATGAATTGGTTTTTAAATAAAAATAAGCAGGTATACAAGAAAATCCCGTACAGTGTATTTCATCAAATTCTAATCCGAATTTTTCGCACGCT from Thermosipho atlanticus DSM 15807 carries:
- a CDS encoding patatin-like phospholipase domain-containing protein, with amino-acid sequence MILAIGGNSVLYFSLPAFFKACEKFGLEFDEIHCTGFSCIPAYFYLKTNSSNRSYAYTRTIYDETLKTFHFAYGFNFTNIIEQILALYKASKTLNGFKNQRTLIKYVTKYFPDEKITKKLKIHAFNLNTFNDEILEDDNLQDAMIKTLSFPIEYSPYNGFVSGSWVYGVPEGDFVILINKKFDVNLKNAIDYMVYSTYARTNEIMRKRFNNAKYKLKITTSSLNPFNLSTKLYEISEKYIGGIL